One stretch of Zingiber officinale cultivar Zhangliang chromosome 6B, Zo_v1.1, whole genome shotgun sequence DNA includes these proteins:
- the LOC121991835 gene encoding probable phospholipid-transporting ATPase 4 has protein sequence MPGGRRRDRLRWSKIYTFARFWPTVLDDEQPSFQGGPSYSRTVHCNQPQLHRKKPFKYSSNYITTTKYNVITFLPKALFEQFRRVANIYFLLAAALSLTPVSPFTPVSMIAPLAFVVGLSMAKEALEDWRRFMQDMKVNMRKVNVHKGEGQFDHKQWQNIRVGDVVKVEKDQFFPADLLLLSSSYEDGICYVETMNLDGETNLKVKRSLEVTLALDDDEAFRDFTATIRCEDPNPNLYTFVGNFDYERQVFALEPNHILLRDSKLRNTNYVYGVVIFAGHDSKVMQNATKSPSKRSRIEKKMDRIIYVLFTLLVLISVISSIGFAIITKNKMPNWWYLQPDQTTSLYDPDRAALSGFLHLVTALILYGYLIPISLYVSIEVVKVLQATFINGDILMYDEDTGNHAQARTSNLNEELGQVDTILSDKTGTLTCNQMDFLKCSIAGVSYGVRSSEVEIAASKHMESEATGDDAGVYGSYEVELDHEIDFKSDNPRKPTIKGFSFEDDRLMHGNWAKEPTADTILLFFRILALCHSAIPEPDEKTGGFTYEAESPDEAAFLVAAREFGFEFCKRTQSSVFIREKYSSSEDLIEREFKILNLLEFNSKRKRMSVIVRDASGKIFLLCKGADSIIFDRLAKNGRMYESETNKHLTEYGEAGLRTLALAYRVLDESEYSDWNAEFLKAKTTIGPDREAQVERISDLMERDLILVGATAVEDKLQKGVPQCIDKLAQAGLKIWVLTGDKIETAINIGFACSLLRQGMKQICLSTINNVVAQDANKAAKESLLMQITNASQMINLEKDPYEAFALIIDGKTLTYALEDDMKNHFLNLAVNCASVICCRVSPKQKALVTRLVKEGTGKVTLAIGDGANDVGMIQEADIGVGISGVEGMQAVMASDFSISQFRFLERLLVVHGHWCYKRIALMICYFFYKNIAFGLTIFFFEAYTGFSGQSVYDDWYMLLFNVVLTSLPVITLGVFEQDVSSEVCLQFPALYQQGQKNLFFDWYRIIGWMFNGLYTSIAIYFLSIGMLYHQAFRSGGQTADMAVVGTTMFTSIIWTVNVQIALIMNHFTWIQHLFVWGSVATWYLFLVAYGMSSPTISGNAYQILLEALGPAPIFWIATIIVTAACNIPYLTHKAFQRAFNPQDQHVIQEIKYYKKDIEDACMWKREKSKARQKTKIGFTARVDAKIRQLRERLNKRALSTSQSIEE, from the exons ATGCCAGGCGGAAGAAGAAGGGATCGACTACGATGGAGCAAGATCTATACCTTTGCCCGCTTCTGGCCCACCGTGCTAGATGACGAGCAACCTTCCTTCCAAGGAGGCCCTAGTTACTCCCGCACTGTCCACTGCAACCAGCCCCAGCTCCACCGTAAGAAGCCCTTCAAGTATTCTAGCAACTACATCACCACCACAAAGTATAATGTCATCACATTCCTTCCAAAAGCGCTATTTGAACAATTCCGCCGAGTAGCCAACATCTATTTTCTCTTGGCCGCGGCCCTCTCTCTTACCCCTGTTTCCCCCTTCACTCCGGTGAGCATGATTGCTCCTTTAGCCTTCGTTGTAGGGTTGAGTATGGCAAAAGAGGCACTGGAAGATTGGCGGAGATTTATGCAAGACATGAAAGTAAATATGCGGAAGGTCAATGTTCACAAGGGGGAGGGACAGTTTGACCACAAGCAGTGGCAAAATATTCGTGTCGGAGATGTTGTGAAGGTTGAGAAGGACCAATTTTTTCCAGCTGACTTGCTTCTGCTATCGTCGAGCTATGAGGATGGAATTTGCTATGTGGAGACAATGAATTTGGACGGTGAAACTAATTTGAAAGTCAAAAGATCTTTGGAAGTGACCTTAGCTTTGGATGATGATGAGGCTTTCAGGGACTTTACTGCTACTATAAGGTGTGAAGACCCAAATCCCAATCTATACACTTTTGTTGGTAACTTTGATTATGAACGACAAGTCTTTGCACTCGAGCCAAATCATATTCTGCtcagagattcaaagttaaggaacACTAATTATGTTTATGGAGTAGTTATCTTTGCTGGTCATGATAGCAAAGTTATGCAAAATGCAACCAAGTCACCTTCTAAGAGGAGCAGGATCGAGAAGAAAATGGATCGAATCATATATGTTCTTTTTACACTTCTTGTACTCATTTCAGTGATTAGCTCAATAGGGTTTGCTATAATCACCAAAAATAAGATGCCGAATTGGTGGTATTTGCAACCAGATCAGACGACAAGCTTGTATGATCCAGATAGAGCAGCACTCTCTGGGTTCCTCCATCTGGTCACAGCTCTTATTCTCTATGGATATCTGATACCTATCTCTCTATATGTTTCCATAGAAGTTGTCAAGGTCTTACAAGCCACATTCATTAATGGAGATATCCTCATGTATGACGAGGATACAGGAAATCATGCACAGGCACGAACTTCTAACTTGAACGAGGAGCTTGGGCAAGTTGATACAATATTGTCTGATAAAACAGGAACTTTAACCTGCAATCAGATGGACTTTTTGAAGTGTTCAATTGCTGGTGTTTCCTATGGTGTGCGTTCTAGTGAAGTGGAAATTGCAGCTTCCAAGCATATGGAATCAGAAGCTACTGGAGATGATGCAGGTGTTTATGGGTCATATGAAGTTGAGTTGGATCATGAGATAGATTTCAAAAGTGATAATCCAAGAAAACCTACGATTAAAGGTTTCAGTTTTGAAGATGACAGGCTTATGCATGGAAATTGGGCTAAGGAACCCACAGCTGATACCATTCTTCTGTTCTTCAGGATCCTTGCATTGTGTCACAGTGCAATTCCTGAACCAGATGAGAAAACTGGTGGCTTTACTTATGAAGCAGAGTCACCAGATGAAGCAGCATTTCTTGTTGCTGCCAGGGAATTTGGCTTTGAGTTTTGTAAGAGGACTCAATCTAGTGTATTCATTAGGGAGAAATATTCATCTTCTGAAGATCTTATTGAGAG GGAGTTCAAGATTCTCAATCTGTTGGAATTCAACAGCAAAAGGAAGAGAATGTCTGTAATTGTGCGTGATGCAAGTGGGAAAATTTTTCTTCTTTGCAAAGGTGCTGATAG CATCATATTTGATAGACTGGCAAAAAATGGAAGAATGTATGAGAGTGAAACAAACAAGCATTTAACAGAATATGGGGAAGCGGGTTTGCGAACCTTAGCATTGGCATATAGGGTGCTAGATGAATCTGAGTATTCTGATTGGAATGCAGAATTTCTAAAAGCAAAAACTACTATTGGACCTGATAGAGAAGCTCAAGTTGAGCGAATCTCCGATTTAATGGAAAGGGATTTGATTCTTGTTGGTGCAACTGCCGTGGAAGATAAATTACAGAAAGGG GTTCCTCAGTGTATAGACAAATTAGCGCAGGCTGGTCTGAAGATCTGGGTGCTGACAGGTGATAAGATTGAAACTGCTATTAATATCGG atTTGCTTGCAGTTTGCTTAGGCAAGGCATGAAACAAATTTGTCTATCCACCATAAACAATGTGGTAGCACAGGATGCTAACAAG GCAGCTAAAGAGAGCCTTTTGATGCAAATAACTAATGCCTCGCAAATGATCAATTTGGAGAAGGACCCGTATGAAGCATTTGCTTTAATAATTGATGGAAAAACACTAACATATGCCCTAGAGGATGATATGAAGAATCATTTTCTAAATCTCGCAGTCAACTGTGCTTCTGTCATATGCTGCCGTGTCTCTCCTAAGCAGAAAGCATTG GTTACTAGGTTAGTAAAAGAAGGCACTGGAAAAGTCACTCTGGCCATTGGTGATGGTGCGAATGATGTGGGCATGATTCAGGAGGCTGATATTGGTGTAGGTATAAGTGGTGTAGAAGGGATGCAG GCTGTTATGGCTAGTGATTTCTCTATTTCTCAGTTTAGATTCCTAGAACGACTTCTTGTTGTACATGGTCACTGGTGCTACAAGAGAATAGCACTCATG ATTTGCTATTTCTTCTACAAAAACATAGCATTTGGGCTCACAATATTCTTCTTTGAGGCATATACGGGGTTCTCTGGGCAGTCAGTATATGATGACTGGTATATGCTTCTATTCAATGTTGTTCTCACTTCATTGCCAGTCATTACATTGGGTGTATTTGAGCAAGACGTCTCTTCTGAAGTTTGCTTGCAG TTCCCAGCATTGTACCAACAAGGGCAAAAGAACCTATTTTTTGATTGGTACAGAATTATCGGATGGATGTTCAATGGCCTATATACATCCATTGCCATATATTTCCTCAGCATTGGGATGCTTTACCATCAGGCATTTCGCTCAGGAGGGCAGACCGCAGATATGGCTGTCGTTGGAACCACAATGTTCACCTCAATTATTTGGACTGTCAATGTGCAAATTGCCCTTATTATGAACCACTTCACATGGATCCAGCATCTCTTCGTGTGGGGCAGTGTTGCTACATGGTACCTCTTCTTGGTTGCCTATGGAATGTCCTCGCCAACAATCTCTGGAAATGCCTATCAGATACTCTTGGAGGCTCTTGGACCAGCACCAATATTTTGGATCGCGACGATTATAGTCACAGCCGCCTGCAATATTCCATATCTGACACACAAGGCGTTCCAAAGGGCCTTCAACCCACAGGATCAGCATGTCATTCAGGAAATCAAATATTATAAGAAGGACATCGAGGACGCATGTATGTGGAAGAGAGAAAAGTCGAAGGCCAGACAGAAGACCAAGATTGGTTTTACTGCCAGGGTGGATGCGAAGATCAGGCAACTCAGGGAGCGATTAAACAAGAGAGCCCTGTCTACTTCTCAATCTATAGAAGAGTAG